ATAAGGAATAATTTATCACCTCAAAACAAAACCATACGCAAACCCAATCATATATTCATATCCATACACCTGTACGGCATAGATCTTCTCAAAGCTCTATAAATAACACCCAATAATCACACCTTAAAATTATCCACCTTCAATACTTTCAAACAAACATATTTAGTACTTTCTAAAACAACCTAAAAACCTTAAAAGCATGTCTTGCTCAAATGGAAAGTGCAACTGTGGCTCAAGCTGCTCATGCGGCAGCAGCTGCAACTGCAACTCGTAATCCACTCGATTCTATTttcgttttttatttatttatatttttaattaattttttacaTTGTTTGATTGATCACGTGTTTTTTTTGTTTGTTTCGTTTTTAGATGCAACGTTGAGAAATCGACCGCCTCCATGATCATCATTGATGGTGTTGCAACCAAGATGACGTACGTATTTTTACTAATTTCTATTGCACATATATAACAACTCGGTGTTAGAGTATTAGAAGACAGACCTGACGTCATCAAGTGATAACGTTCTGTTTATCTTTAATACTCTAACAAATACGATAAATTATTAgacatttattttttttaaaaagtcaCTTGGTACAAAGTTGCACGTCAAAGTTAACCTACCTACACATTTGACATTCATCTCATGTGGGACCCAAAAATTTTCATGCCAATTATGGGTGATTATTTGTACATAACCTCTCTTTTTCTTATCTAAAGTAGAGCAGAATAAAAtggttaaagttttttttttattattattattattgtatataaaAAGCAATTCTCTACAAATCACTACTTTGTAATTTTACTCGACTAAGTCAAATGTCATGACTTAGCTAATTTCGAGCATATATAATAGTGGAGTATCGTATATCTTATCAACAATATATTTTTTTGTGGGTTGACTAATCATCTGTTAAAAAATTTCACTTTATATCTTTAACGTTTTCAATTCAGATACATTCAtgcttttatttttctaaaaagtctacacattttttttttgttttttgaaaaacaaGCATTATATACGATAGTGTAtgatttaaatttgtaaatatgcAGCTTCAACGAGGGAACTGAGACCAGCTTTGTTGCTGAGAGCGGAAACGGATGCAAGTGTGGAGCAAACTGCAAGTGCGATCCTTGCAACTGCTAAGCATATGATCAAACCATGAACCAAACAAGAAGTTGTGTTTTGTGGTGTGTTTAATGTAATAAATACAAAGGAACCTATATATGTGTGTTATTTGGAACTTGTAATGGGTTTCCATGGCTGTTTTCCCTTTATGTAAGACTTACTCCGTATTAAACTTGACTTGTTTGGGTACTTTATTTATCAAAAGTTTGGATTTCTGTTTATACCATTTGTGAGTAATAATGAACTATTAATATATTATCATAAACGTTATAGGTTATTAGTATACAACATATAGACACTTTCATTTTCACTTGCAAAATTACACGAAGTTGAAGAATTAATCATTTAATTTATTCAATTCTTTATTGACTTTTTTGTTGTTGTACTTAGTTATACATCAAAAAGTtaacagcgtccctcaagttttgttttgttttttggcTAACAACATCCTTCCATTATCCCATTCAGAAGCTTGGATTGATCAAACATTGATCTCAATCATATGAGACTTTATTGGACATGTTTTTAATCCATTTGAAGCTTTTCAATTGAATATCCGGTAGAATAGAAGCCGAATCCCATTTTTTGCCTTCGAAACCCAATTTGTTTCTGTTGACCCATAAAGTGTAACCAACGACCCACCAAACAGCTTGCTTACCCGTCCACGATTTGATAATGGTTGGACTTGAAACGAAAGCATCTACAATGGTGTGGAAATGCGTAGGATAAAGACCCCACCATTTCAGAATCAAGACCAAAGTGTTAGTATTTACATTCAAccgccaatggggctttgcctcattggtaacCATGCTTGCATGGTTTCGAGGAGACCCGGGTTCGAGTCTCACCAGGAGGTTTTCCCCGCCTGCCCCGTGGGATGGTGGCGGTTTCCCCCAACGCGGATACGTGAGCTAACCACTAACatggccgttcaaaaaaaaaaaaaaaaaaaaaaaaaaaatttacattcAACCATGTTTACATTTGATTTTATAACATATTAAGTTTTTTTTAGCTTTACACCCTCTTCAACACCAAATTTCTTCTTTTCAATAATAATTCTTTAAATCAGAAAGGTCGATTATAATATATTTGagattataataattttattttgtATTGATGGATATGAAATAAGTTGTTCTTGTATTTGAAAGCTGAATGCATGTATTACTGTCCTATCATTAAATACGTAATTAACATACTAAAAATGAAACTACAAATAAGATGTGATCCCAATTGGTGGAAGAAAGACGTGATACACTATCTTTTTGATGTAAACTTTTGCTTCGAATCCACGACATTAAAAGTGATCGAATTCGAACCATTAAATTATGAGTGGTACTGGTACTTCGTCCATAattagtcaacaaaaagtcaaaagTTACAAAATTATTGGGTCATACCAAGATTTTTTgtcaagaaaataaaaataaaggtgACGTTTAATAGATAGTCATTTCCTTCCATATCTATTGTTCATATTTCCCTTTTTAGATTTCTGAAATTAATTGTTCACTTtcataaatgaaaataataatgtgaTAAATTTCATTTGTATCCCTACTTTATACATGTAAGACAAAAAGATGAGTAAAAAGTAAGGGATAAAATTGGAAAGTTAACAGAAAAGCACACGTGTCAGGtaatttttcttaaactgtgtgttttttgtctgaggACAATagttttgggacggagggagtaatagttAACGATCTATTTATAATCTAATATATCTAATCTAATCTAACTATATACTTGTAAAAAATACACAGATTAAATCTTCCAATCACAAGAAGAACAATCTTCCAATCACTACTACATTTCGGCTCATTTAGAATCCTTCATTTAGACGTGTTCACTACATAACACGTCTAATTTATcaaacggaacacgtctaattaaggtttttacaaaaaaaaatacgAAACACGTCTAAATAATAGTAGCAACACGTCTAATTAGAAACCTGCAACACGTCTAAATAAGGATAACACCTCTAATTGGTAACCACGTCTAATAACTTTTACCAGAAACACctctaattgacaacacgtctaacAAGTATTtcaaggaacacgtctaattaacaaCACGTCTAATAACTTTTACCATGAACATGTCTGAATGAAAAAACAACACGTCTAATTGGAAACACGTCTAATTAGTTTTGCCAGGAACACGTCTAATAAGTTACAAAAAACACGTCTAATTAGTTTGCATCAAACGCCTTTTAActggaacacgtctaaataagtttaAATAAGTTAACGGGTTATATAACTTAACAAGCTCCGTTTAATCAACCTAACCCTTACGTCTCCTTTGTGAGCACATGTCTTCCTCATCTTTGTCAATCCACAGCCACTCCCTTTCCTAATTTTCTCTTCTCAAAAACCCTCAATTTGTCTGCTCAGAAACCCTAAACCAGCCCTAATTTGTCCGCTGCTTCCTTTCGTTCCATCTGTATTTTGCGAGGAATTGATCTACGATAGGTTTATGTCTGATTCTTCTATTATTTGTCATCGTTTTGGGTTCAATCCTTTCGTTATTATTGCAGTGTATTACAATCATTCTTCAACAGGTAATATGTTTTAATATCGGCACCAAAAAATGCAGGTATATATAGAAGGTAGCCAAATTAATTGTAAGCTTTTGTGATATTTAATCATTTCGGTTTTTTTTTGTGTATCGCTTAATTTTCTAATACTGATTGGTAGAAACACTGTGAATATTATTGAAACTCAAAGAAACAGAATTACAGAGTTTACATATTCTTTTTATTTGGTTAAATGCATGTGTTGCAAGTTTAAGATATATAATGATTACGGGAATGCAcgaaaggtgtttgatgaaatgtctgacAAAACTTAATTTATAAGGTAGGAATTCTATTACACGTTTTTTAGATATGATTTGTATCTGCCATTCTAACTGTAACGATGATTCGAGTAATATACGTTGGTTTAGATAATATAGATATGATAGCAACCCTTTTTAACGATGATTTGAGGAAAAAATGTGGCTCAACTCCATGATCTTCATGTAAGTGTATGGTATTATATGTTTTCTCAACTACTCTTAATGGTATCCTATCGAGTAGAACATTAGAACTTGATTGTGTGTGAATGTTAGTTGACTATTTAATATATTCAATAATATAGTGTTGTTTCAAATACCCATAATAATGATATGAACAATCAAGTTTTTTATATTATAACCATATAATTTGGCATATTCACAAAGTTTACATTTTCATACTTCAAACAGTCCGATACTCATTGATGCATAGTTTAAAGTtttatgatgacttgaaaagtcacAAATTTGCAAAAGAGGTATATATGTACAGATGATACATGTATAACTTCTGATTTTGTTGACTTTAATTAATACTTCAGATGATATCAAACACTTCAATGGAGACTTAAAAGTATACACTACGGAGGAATTGTTCACCTACAAGATTCAAATTAAAATGCTTGAACGTCCTTATCATTTgtattaactatttttatttaatCGTCCttctatacatatatatgcatataaattGACAATTGGCAACTTTTGGTCATGATGTGCTGTTTTTGTATACGATGTATTTTCTCTGCTATTGTAGGTTAGAGAAAGAATCAGGATATGTCTTCAATATCTGTTTCTTAGAAGAAATGGTGACGAACGCGAGTGGGATCAGCTGGAAAAATACCTTTATGGATTCATAAAGGTTGAGACTTTGGCTAATTATATGAAACTAATTATATGAAAGTGAATACTATTATGAAAtattacttaatttttttttttttttttttttttttttttttttttttttttttttttttgaaaggcaatgttagtggttagaagttaattcacgaaaatcccccccccccgagactcgaaccctggtctcctcgaacaccatgttaacatggtgaccaatgaggcaaagccccattggcgaaATATTACTTAATTACATACTTAGGCAAACAGGTTGTCTGGTTAACACCTTTGAATTCATCCGTCCACCGCTCAAAAGTTTAGAAATGTTTTGCATCGTTAGGTTGCTGTATACAGGTAATATTCTTATATTCCTCTTCAATTTCTTTTTATATAGCTATGTATTTTTTTCTATGTCGTTTCTTTCGACATGTGATCGTCAATGTTTTGTCAGAGGGTTTTTTCATTGAATTCTATGTTTCTTTTGGGATAAGTGCAGCTAAATTTGACATGTTTCCATGTAGACGTGATTCAATTGTATAGCAGCTGAATTTGACAGTTGCAGTAGGAGAACCTAACACAAAAAAGATCTCTAGTTAACAATTTCTCATTCAAGGTATCTTATATATCCTTTCTAAGTACAAAGCATTACATAACTAAACATGTGAAATTATTTTTTAATGTTGTTGGCAAAGGGAGAGGGAGGCAAAACTGGCAGAGGGATGACAAAGAACCAATTATAGCTACCTTATATTAGTTTAATGTTTTATTAGTGTTTTTTATATTTAGAATTTATCCATTGTAAATTACATGTATGACTTTTTTTGTAAATactttaaagatatatatatatatatatatatatatatatatatatatatatatatatatatatatatatatatatatatatatatatatatatatagtctggTTTTGTAGTTAATTTTAATTTGGTATATTTGATGCATTTTGTATTTGGCGGGTGTTATTTAAAATATttgagattttaatttatttagCGCCAGAAATTATTTGGCTGTATTGGGCAGgtattatttaaaatatttgagtttaaccatggttaACATTCACtagaacacgtctaattgcaactaaCGGAACACCTTTAATTGCAACTAACGGAATACGTCTAATTGCAACTAACGGAACACGTCGAATTGTaaataacggaacacgtctaaaagaCATAATGGGACAGCCTAATCTAACGATTTAACAACACGTCTACTTGAGAGTTTTTAGAGCTGTTCCTTGAACCGCACTATATGTCACCACTCAATTGAAGCCGTCACATGTAGACGTGTTGTTTAACACGTCTATAAAGGATTTTTCACACGTCTAATTGTGCCGGAATGTAGTAGTGAATCACAGGAAGTCAAAATTGCACTAAACAAAGATTCACAATCAAAAGATTATGAATCAACACAGTTGAGTCACACAATATAGCCTCACAAACAAGTCAACAGATTTGAACTTGTTTAATCACTCACAGTTGCTTACAATATAACGATGAAGATCAAGATCCTAGAACAAATCGAACCTGAGGGAAAAATCACAGAGATATGATAGATAAattagaaaaggaaaaagaaaaataaatatataacataaCTTAATTGCATCCACGAACCTGAAGTTAAAGTCGGCTAATGCACACAAAAATTCCTTTTCTTGTGTATGATTATATGATTATATGATTATGATAATTTTCACAGAAAAGCACATGTGTCAGGTACTTTTTCTTAAAATATGTGTTTTTTGTCTGAGGACAATAGATTTGAGACGGAGAGAGTAATAGTCAACGAACTATTTATAATCTAATATATCTAATCTAATCTAACTATGTACTTGTAAAAATACACAGATTAAATCTTTCAATTACGGAAAGAACAATCTTCCAATCACAGGAAGCCAAAATTGCACTAAACAAAGATTCACAATCAAAAGATTATGAATCAACACAGTTGAGTCACACAGTATAGCCTCACAAACAAGTTCAACAGATTTGAACTTGTTTAATCACTCACAGTTGCTTACAATACAAAGATGAAGATCAAAACTCTAGAATAAAACAAACTAGAGAGAAAATCACAAATACAGATATGATAGATAAATTAAACatggaaaaataaatataaatatataatataacttaattGCATCATGGAACCCGAAGTTAAAGTCGGCTAATGCACACAAGTATTCATTTTCCAACTTTTGCCACTAAACTCCAAGTATCAACAAATAGCAACTTTAGTTCCTGCACATTCTTAAcccataaattaataaaaaaaataataagaaatgtTTAAATTAAAAGCTATATCACTATATTCATTAAAAGAGAGTCCCGATTAACTAATAAATGTTTTTAAGACTCCCTTAATTaccattagattagaaaattacattataataccccttaatccaacggtccttaatcatccactaaaaatattagctaataaatcaattgtTAAAACACTTATCCCTAAAATACCCTTAATCATCTAAACACACGGAACAAAATTAACAAGAAGGGGTTCATGAATGTTATATTCATTCACCACATTCGGGAATAAACAAACCCTAAATTTCTCTCCCAGATCATCTACACTCAATTAGAATGAATTACCTGTTGCAATATATATATGAATCATCGAGTCAATCCCTATGTAGTACATGAATCATCGACTCAAGTATCTGATGTTGTATCAATTCGTTAGTATTACATGAATACGCTACCAATTTTCTATACAAATTCATCGACTTAAGTATCAGATGGTCTCTCAATTCGTTAGTATTACATTAATTGTATCTGATGGTATCTGATGTGATTTAATTGGTAAGTTTTCGCCATCTGTaatttatatttgttattttaTCATTGTATTCCATTCAATGTTGGTTCAAAATTAATATCACATTTTACTCTGCATTTGTTTCTTAGTGATTTATTTTGTTTTGTGCTTGAAATCAATTAATGGCTCAACACGAATCCAGGTTACAAGGTATAATTTCATTAGAATATAGGGTTTCCGTTTGTAACGATTAATAATAATCTGCTACTGCTAACAATTGAATTATATATTCATTATGATTTGTTTTGTGCTTG
This genomic stretch from Rutidosis leptorrhynchoides isolate AG116_Rl617_1_P2 chromosome 11, CSIRO_AGI_Rlap_v1, whole genome shotgun sequence harbors:
- the LOC139876999 gene encoding uncharacterized protein, with translation MSCSNGKCNCGSSCSCGSSCNCNSCNVEKSTASMIIIDGVATKMTFNEGTETSFVAESGNGCKCGANCKCDPCNC